In Fusarium oxysporum Fo47 chromosome XII, complete sequence, one DNA window encodes the following:
- a CDS encoding Alpha/Beta hydrolase protein, whose product MAKDVTFQNRGVQIAAHLHLPNNFQEDRKYPALVGVHPAGGVKEQTIGLYAQQLAAHDFVVLVYDSSYQGASGGQPRLLEDPTTRVEDARCAADFLTTQSFVDTERMGVFGVCAGGGYALAVAQTERRFKAVAGVSATPMGEAARRFFGNPIPPAEQIKSLEAAAAARTAAANGAAPVYIPFVPERLEDINDRTPTMLREGYDYYRTPRGQHSNSKGRFLITSMDKMLAFSTFPLIPTLLTQPMLLIAGSEADTKIYSDEAYALSEGPKELFVVKGATHIALYDKPEYVGQAIEKLASFFSQL is encoded by the coding sequence ATGGCCAAAGACGTCACCTTTCAAAACAGAGGTGTGCAAATCGCCGcgcatcttcatcttcccaaTAACTTCCAGGAAGATCGGAAATACCCTGCACTCGTGGGGGTTCATCCCGCGGGCGGCGTCAAAGAGCAAACCATCGGCCTTTATGCGCAGCAGCTCGCCGCGCATGATTTTGTGGTCCTCGTTTATGACTCTTCCTACCAAGGCGCCAGCGGGGGACAGCCACGTCTCCTGGAGGACCCGACGACGAGGGTAGAAGACGCCCGTTGCGCGGCTGATTTTCTGACTACTCAGTCCTTCGTCGATACCGAACGCATGGGCGTCTTCGGTGTCTGTGCCGGTGGCGGGTATGCGCTTGCTGTGGCCCAGACCGAACGCCGGTTCAAGGCCGTCGCCGGCGTCAGCGCGACACCAATGGGCGAAGCGGCCAGAAGGTTCTTTGGAAACCCCATCCCTCCTGCCGAGCAGATCAAGTCGCTGGAGGCAGCTGCGGCGGCGAGAACGGCGGCAGCCAATGGGGCCGCCCCGGTATATATTCCTTTCGTTCCCGAAAGGCTAGAAGATATCAACGACAGGACGCCCACCATGCTTAGAGAGGGCTATGACTATTACAGGACGCCGCGTGGCCAGCACTCCAATTCCAAGGGGCGCTTCCTGATTACCAGTATGGATAAGATGCTGGCCTTTTCGACCTTTCCCCTGATTCCGACCCTTTTGACACAACCCATGCTTCTGATTGCTGGCAGCGAGGCAGACACGAAGATCTACAGCGATGAAGCTTATGCTCTTTCTGAGGGGCCGAAGGAATTGTTTGTCGTGAAAGGCGCAACACATATCGCTCTCTATGACAAGCCTGAATATGTGGGTCAGGCCATCGAGAAGCTCGCCTCGTTCTTTAGCCAACTTTGA
- a CDS encoding concanavalin A-like lectin/glucanase domain-containing protein — MTSEQSYPRSYLKEPFVDPVQIPNEGKVKLALTIHGGQQLQFFYALEGQDLVKVGPIFDASIMSDECGGQHSFTGAFAGVACSDVNGLGKEAIFDYFIYRPIEHKYDRYEIKS, encoded by the coding sequence ATGACTTCTGAACAATCTTACCCACGCAGTTATCTTAAGGAACCATTTGTCGATCCCGTACAGATTCCCAACGAGGGTAAGGTCAAGCTAGCGTTGACCATTCACGGGGGCCAACAGCTGCAGTTCTTCTACGCCCTCGAGGGACAAGATCTGGTCAAGGTTGGTCCTATATTTGACGCTTCCATCATGTCAGATGAGTGTGGTGGACAGCATTCTTTCACGGGAGCATTTGCGGGAGTAGCTTGCTCTGATGTGAATGGGTTGGGGAAGGAAGCCATATTTGACTACTTTATATACCGACCTATTGAGCATAAGTATGATCGCTATGAGATCAAGTCATGA